From one Rhizobium rosettiformans genomic stretch:
- the acnA gene encoding aconitate hydratase AcnA, giving the protein MAKSLDSFNCRSVLTVDGKDYVYYSIPKAEANGLAGVSKLPYSMKVLLENLLRNEDGRSVTKKDIQAVAEWLVNKGLAEAEIAYRPARVLMQDFTGVPAVVDLAAMRDAMVNLGGDPEKINPLVPVDLVIDHSVIVDEFGTPTAFARNVELEYERNGERYRFLKWGQQAFKNFRVVPPGTGICHQVNLEYLGQTVWTKDEDGETTAYPDTCVGTDSHTTMINGLGVLGWGVGGIEAEAAMLGQPVSMLLPEVIGFKLTGKVKEGVTATDLVLTVVQMLRKKGVVSKFVEFFGPGLDSMSLADRATIGNMGPEYGATCGFFPVDGETINYLTMSGRTKDRIALVEAYSKAQGMWRDGDGSDLVFTDTLELDLGDVVPSMAGPKRPEGRLPLETIAPNFATALENDYKKPGQLTNRYAVEGTDYDIGHGDVAIAAITSCTNTSNPSVLIAAGLLARNAVAKGLKSKPWVKTSLAPGSQVVGEYLAKSGLQTSLDALGFNLVGFGCTTCIGNSGPLPAPISKTINDKGLITAGVLSGNRNFEGRISPDVQANYLASPPLVVAYALAGTVQKDLTTEPLGEDQNGNPVFLKDIWPTSHEIQEFILKYVTRELYESKYADVFKGDENWQAVQVPAGQTYAWDDKSTYVQNPPYFVGMGKTGSGLKDIKGARVLGLFGDKITTDHISPAGSIKAASPAGAYLTDNGVAVADFNQYGTRRGNHEVMMRGTFANIRIRNHMLGPNGKEGGYTVHYPSKEELSIYDAAMMYKEEGVPLVIFAGVEYGNGSSRDWAAKGTNLLGVKAVIAQSFERIHRSNLVGMGVVPFTFEDGTTWASLNLKGDEIVTIEGLEGDIKPREKKIAKITYSDGTVKDVPLLCRIDTLDEVTYMNNGGILQTVLRDLAA; this is encoded by the coding sequence GTGGCTAAATCTCTCGACAGTTTCAATTGCCGGTCGGTCCTGACCGTCGACGGCAAGGACTATGTCTACTACAGCATCCCGAAGGCCGAAGCGAACGGTCTCGCCGGTGTATCGAAGCTCCCATACTCGATGAAGGTGCTTCTCGAGAACCTTCTCCGCAACGAGGATGGCCGCTCGGTCACCAAGAAGGACATTCAGGCCGTCGCTGAATGGCTTGTTAACAAAGGCCTGGCCGAAGCGGAAATCGCCTACCGCCCGGCCCGCGTGCTGATGCAGGACTTCACCGGCGTTCCCGCCGTTGTCGACCTCGCCGCCATGCGCGACGCCATGGTCAATCTCGGTGGCGATCCGGAAAAGATCAATCCGCTGGTTCCCGTCGACCTAGTCATCGACCACTCTGTGATCGTCGACGAATTCGGCACGCCAACGGCCTTTGCCCGCAACGTCGAGCTCGAATACGAGCGCAACGGCGAGCGCTACCGCTTCCTGAAGTGGGGCCAGCAGGCATTCAAGAACTTCCGCGTCGTGCCGCCCGGCACCGGCATCTGTCACCAGGTCAATCTGGAATACCTCGGCCAGACCGTCTGGACCAAGGATGAGGACGGCGAAACCACCGCTTACCCGGACACCTGCGTCGGCACGGACAGCCACACCACGATGATCAACGGTCTCGGCGTTCTCGGCTGGGGCGTTGGTGGTATCGAAGCCGAAGCCGCCATGCTCGGCCAGCCCGTCTCCATGCTGCTGCCGGAAGTCATCGGCTTCAAGCTGACAGGCAAGGTGAAGGAAGGCGTGACCGCGACCGACCTCGTTCTGACCGTGGTGCAGATGCTGCGCAAGAAGGGCGTCGTCTCCAAGTTCGTCGAATTCTTTGGCCCCGGCCTTGATTCGATGTCGCTCGCAGACCGCGCCACGATCGGCAACATGGGTCCGGAATACGGCGCGACTTGCGGCTTCTTCCCGGTTGACGGCGAAACCATCAACTACCTGACGATGTCCGGCCGCACCAAGGACCGCATCGCCCTCGTCGAAGCCTATTCCAAGGCACAGGGCATGTGGCGCGATGGCGACGGTTCGGACCTCGTCTTCACCGACACGCTCGAACTCGACCTCGGCGACGTCGTGCCGTCCATGGCCGGCCCGAAGCGTCCGGAAGGCCGTCTGCCGCTCGAAACCATTGCTCCGAACTTCGCAACGGCTCTCGAGAACGACTACAAGAAGCCGGGTCAGCTGACCAACCGCTACGCGGTCGAAGGCACCGACTATGATATCGGCCATGGCGACGTGGCGATTGCGGCCATCACCTCCTGCACCAATACCTCGAACCCGAGCGTTCTGATTGCGGCTGGCCTGCTGGCCCGCAATGCCGTCGCCAAGGGCCTGAAGTCGAAGCCGTGGGTGAAGACCTCGCTGGCACCGGGATCCCAGGTTGTTGGCGAATATCTTGCCAAGTCCGGCCTTCAGACGTCGCTTGATGCTCTCGGCTTCAACCTCGTTGGCTTCGGTTGCACGACCTGCATCGGCAACTCCGGCCCGCTGCCGGCGCCGATCTCGAAGACGATCAACGACAAGGGCCTGATCACGGCCGGTGTGCTCTCGGGCAACCGCAACTTCGAAGGCCGCATCTCGCCTGACGTCCAGGCCAACTATCTGGCATCGCCGCCGCTGGTCGTCGCCTACGCACTCGCCGGTACCGTCCAGAAGGACCTGACCACCGAGCCGCTCGGCGAAGACCAGAACGGCAACCCTGTGTTCCTCAAGGACATCTGGCCGACCTCGCACGAGATCCAGGAATTCATCCTGAAATACGTCACGCGCGAACTCTACGAATCGAAGTATGCCGACGTCTTCAAGGGCGACGAAAACTGGCAGGCCGTTCAGGTTCCTGCCGGTCAGACCTATGCCTGGGACGACAAGTCGACCTATGTGCAGAACCCGCCTTACTTCGTCGGCATGGGCAAGACCGGCTCGGGCCTGAAGGACATCAAGGGCGCCCGTGTCCTCGGTCTCTTCGGCGACAAGATCACCACCGACCACATCTCTCCGGCCGGTTCGATCAAGGCAGCGTCTCCGGCAGGTGCCTACCTGACCGACAACGGCGTCGCTGTGGCGGACTTCAACCAGTACGGCACGCGCCGTGGCAACCATGAAGTCATGATGCGCGGCACCTTCGCCAACATCCGCATCCGCAACCACATGCTCGGCCCGAACGGCAAGGAAGGTGGCTACACGGTCCACTATCCGTCCAAGGAAGAGCTGTCGATCTACGATGCGGCCATGATGTACAAGGAAGAGGGCGTTCCGCTCGTCATCTTCGCGGGTGTCGAATACGGTAACGGTTCGTCGCGTGACTGGGCGGCCAAGGGCACCAACCTGCTCGGCGTCAAAGCCGTGATCGCACAGTCCTTCGAGCGTATCCACCGTTCGAACCTCGTCGGCATGGGCGTCGTGCCCTTCACCTTCGAGGACGGCACCACCTGGGCCTCGCTCAACCTCAAGGGCGACGAGATCGTCACGATCGAGGGCCTGGAAGGCGACATCAAGCCGCGCGAGAAGAAGATCGCCAAGATCACCTACTCCGACGGCACCGTGAAGGACGTACCGCTGCTCTGCCGCATCGATACGCTCGACGAAGTCACCTACATGAACAATGGTGGCATCCTGCAGACCGTTCTGCGCGATCTCGCCGCCTGA
- a CDS encoding DUF1223 domain-containing protein, whose product MLFLFPGQGTAEEFVEPKGVVELFTSQGCRSCPPADRAFEKLVRQGEVVALSYHVDYWNYLGWADTLATPENTERQYAYAKAFGRSGVYTPQAVLNGREHLKGTDATDIDRRLQKLQSAGNGLLVPIRASRHDDQLTISVGAGHGKANVVVVYFRQHQTVEVLKGENTGQNLDYWHSVTDVQTVGMWDGKALDLTLPARRMGDDKSDGCAILLQAADEKGNPSHIVGATMMMVKPKTL is encoded by the coding sequence ATGCTGTTCCTCTTTCCGGGGCAAGGCACGGCCGAGGAATTTGTCGAACCAAAAGGTGTCGTAGAGCTTTTCACCTCGCAGGGCTGTCGTTCATGCCCGCCTGCCGATCGCGCCTTTGAGAAACTGGTGCGCCAGGGAGAAGTGGTGGCACTCTCCTATCACGTCGATTACTGGAATTATCTCGGCTGGGCCGATACGCTTGCCACGCCAGAGAACACAGAGCGGCAATATGCCTATGCGAAGGCTTTTGGCCGGAGCGGCGTTTATACGCCCCAAGCGGTTCTCAACGGTCGAGAGCACCTGAAGGGTACGGATGCAACGGATATCGACCGTCGTCTTCAGAAGCTCCAGTCTGCCGGCAATGGCCTGCTCGTACCCATCCGCGCCTCGCGGCACGACGACCAGTTGACGATCTCCGTCGGCGCGGGTCACGGCAAGGCCAATGTTGTCGTCGTCTACTTCCGCCAGCACCAGACCGTCGAGGTCCTCAAGGGTGAAAACACCGGACAGAACCTGGACTACTGGCACAGCGTGACGGATGTGCAGACCGTCGGCATGTGGGACGGCAAGGCTCTGGACCTCACGCTGCCCGCCAGACGCATGGGCGACGACAAGAGCGACGGCTGCGCTATCCTACTGCAGGCAGCGGATGAGAAAGGAAACCCATCTCACATCGTCGGTGCGACGATGATGATGGTGAAGCCGAAGACTCTGTAA
- a CDS encoding 2-dehydro-3-deoxy-6-phosphogalactonate aldolase, giving the protein MTASVAWPALRRNLVAILRGIKPTEIEATVDALIEAGFEAIEVPLNSPDPFVSIEKARKRAPANVLIGAGTVLEVAQVDRLHDVGGNLLVTPNVEPDVIRRAVAHGMVAMPGVFTPTEALLAAKSGAAALKFFPASVLGPGGISAIKAILPPNLPIGAVGGVSDANFADYWKVGVRAFGLGSSLYKPGDDAKLIGERAVRSVAAYDALQG; this is encoded by the coding sequence ATGACCGCCTCCGTTGCCTGGCCCGCCCTTCGCCGCAACCTCGTTGCCATCCTGCGCGGCATCAAGCCGACCGAGATCGAGGCAACCGTCGATGCTCTCATCGAGGCTGGCTTCGAAGCGATCGAAGTTCCCCTGAACTCGCCTGATCCCTTCGTCTCGATCGAGAAGGCGCGCAAGCGCGCGCCCGCAAACGTTCTGATCGGTGCGGGCACCGTTCTCGAGGTCGCCCAGGTCGATCGCCTTCACGACGTTGGTGGAAATCTGCTCGTGACGCCGAATGTCGAACCCGACGTCATCAGGCGTGCCGTCGCCCATGGCATGGTGGCAATGCCGGGCGTCTTCACGCCGACCGAAGCGCTTCTTGCCGCCAAGTCTGGCGCTGCAGCGCTGAAGTTCTTCCCGGCAAGCGTGCTCGGACCAGGCGGCATTTCGGCCATCAAGGCGATCCTGCCACCGAACCTGCCGATCGGTGCTGTTGGTGGTGTCTCCGATGCCAACTTCGCCGATTACTGGAAAGTCGGCGTTCGTGCGTTCGGCCTCGGCTCCAGCCTGTACAAGCCGGGCGACGATGCCAAGCTGATTGGCGAGCGTGCCGTCAGAAGCGTTGCGGCCTACGACGCCCTGCAGGGCTAA
- a CDS encoding 2-dehydro-3-deoxygalactonokinase produces MTGSPFAALVDWGTSNLRIWLVDSQGAVIGERQSPEGMGSLEKAAYPAVLEGHLSALGAPADLPVVVAGMAGARTGWREAPYVETPAPLVGLFQHAVQPEGVNRPVYILPGVCQREGGAFDVMRGEETQLAGALEQGLDNALFCLPGTHSKWALVEGGQVRRFSTVMTGELFNLISRQSILRLSVPEDGDTEADPDIFDAAVDQALQPGFALTSVLFSIRAESLLAGQGAKVNPAARLSGLLIGAEIAAIREDLLRHGKAYLIGTGKLTRLYARAITKAGGEPVLLDGGLLVRRGLLASALSLFDHEFKD; encoded by the coding sequence GTGACTGGATCACCGTTTGCCGCGCTCGTCGATTGGGGCACCAGCAACCTGCGTATCTGGCTCGTCGACAGCCAGGGTGCGGTGATCGGTGAACGACAGTCGCCCGAGGGAATGGGCAGCCTGGAGAAGGCTGCCTATCCCGCGGTGCTGGAGGGACACCTGTCGGCGCTTGGCGCGCCTGCAGATCTACCGGTCGTCGTCGCTGGTATGGCGGGAGCACGCACTGGCTGGCGCGAAGCACCCTATGTGGAAACGCCAGCGCCTTTGGTGGGCCTCTTCCAGCATGCCGTCCAGCCCGAGGGCGTCAACCGCCCGGTCTATATCCTTCCGGGTGTCTGCCAGCGCGAAGGTGGCGCCTTTGACGTCATGCGCGGCGAGGAAACGCAATTGGCCGGCGCGCTGGAGCAGGGCCTGGATAACGCTCTGTTCTGCCTGCCTGGTACACATTCCAAATGGGCCTTGGTCGAGGGTGGTCAGGTCAGGCGCTTCTCGACGGTCATGACCGGTGAGTTGTTTAATCTGATTAGCCGGCAATCGATCCTGCGGCTGTCCGTTCCTGAAGATGGGGATACGGAGGCGGATCCCGACATTTTCGACGCTGCCGTCGATCAGGCGCTGCAGCCCGGATTTGCTCTGACATCCGTGCTGTTCTCAATCCGTGCCGAAAGCCTGCTTGCGGGCCAAGGGGCAAAGGTCAATCCGGCAGCTCGTCTTTCCGGCCTGCTCATCGGTGCCGAGATCGCTGCCATCCGAGAAGACCTTCTGCGCCACGGAAAGGCCTATTTGATCGGCACGGGAAAGCTGACGCGTCTTTATGCGCGCGCTATCACCAAGGCCGGCGGTGAGCCTGTCCTGCTTGATGGCGGCCTGCTGGTGCGCCGTGGCCTGCTTGCCTCCGCGCTTTCGCTTTTCGATCATGAATTCAAGGACTGA
- a CDS encoding aldehyde dehydrogenase (NADP(+)) produces the protein MAYTPTGKHLIAGNWIASTDTFASSPATGSSHTFSKGTPALVDQAVKAAEEAFETYAYSTREERAAFLDAIAEEIDARGDAITEIGSQETGLPEARLIGERGRTVGQLRLFAAHIRKGDYLDRRHDEALPDRKPLPRPDLQMVQRPIGPVAVFGASNFPLAFSTAGGDTAAALAAGCPVVVKAHDAHPGTGEIVASAIDAAIKRCGVHPGVFSLVHGGSRDVGQALVQHPLIKAVGFTGSLGGGRALFDLCAQRPEPIPFFGELGSVNPMFMLPKAIANRGEAIAKGWVGSLTMGAGQFCTNPGIVVLLKGADADKFVETATEALSGVGPQTMLTDGIAKAYRDGATRIAGTEGVRSVLTSTCDLRNATPYLFQTTAKDWLDNHVLGEEVFGPLGLVVIAESEDEMVAMARSLSGQLTASLHVDAGDEALGKRLMPILERKAGRVLANGFPTGVEVADSMVHGGPYPASTNFGATSVGTLSIRRFLRPVCYQDIPAALLPIDLA, from the coding sequence ATGGCCTATACACCGACTGGAAAACACCTGATCGCCGGCAACTGGATTGCCAGCACGGACACCTTCGCCTCGTCGCCTGCCACGGGCTCCTCCCACACCTTCTCGAAGGGCACGCCTGCCCTGGTCGATCAGGCGGTCAAGGCCGCTGAAGAGGCCTTCGAAACCTATGCCTATTCGACGCGCGAAGAGCGTGCCGCTTTCCTGGATGCCATCGCAGAAGAAATCGATGCGCGTGGCGATGCGATCACCGAGATCGGCTCCCAGGAAACCGGCCTGCCGGAAGCCCGGCTGATCGGTGAGCGCGGTCGTACTGTCGGCCAGCTTCGCCTGTTCGCGGCGCATATCCGCAAGGGCGATTATCTCGATCGTCGTCACGACGAAGCCCTGCCCGACCGCAAGCCGCTTCCGCGTCCGGACCTTCAGATGGTCCAGCGCCCAATCGGCCCGGTTGCCGTCTTCGGCGCCTCGAACTTCCCGCTCGCCTTCTCGACGGCCGGTGGCGACACGGCAGCGGCCCTCGCTGCCGGCTGCCCCGTTGTCGTCAAGGCGCATGATGCCCATCCGGGCACGGGTGAAATCGTGGCGTCCGCCATTGATGCCGCGATTAAGCGCTGCGGCGTGCACCCGGGCGTCTTCTCGCTCGTGCATGGCGGCAGCCGCGATGTCGGTCAGGCCCTGGTCCAGCATCCGCTGATCAAGGCTGTCGGATTTACCGGTTCGCTCGGTGGTGGTCGCGCGCTCTTCGATCTCTGCGCCCAGCGCCCTGAACCGATCCCGTTCTTCGGCGAGCTCGGCTCGGTCAACCCGATGTTCATGCTGCCGAAGGCGATTGCCAACCGTGGCGAAGCCATCGCCAAGGGTTGGGTCGGTTCGCTGACCATGGGTGCCGGCCAGTTCTGCACGAACCCTGGTATCGTTGTGCTGCTGAAGGGCGCCGATGCCGACAAGTTTGTCGAGACCGCAACCGAGGCCCTTTCGGGTGTCGGACCGCAGACCATGCTGACCGACGGCATCGCCAAGGCCTATCGTGACGGTGCCACACGTATCGCCGGTACCGAGGGCGTGCGCTCGGTGCTGACATCTACCTGCGACCTGCGCAACGCGACACCGTACCTGTTCCAGACCACCGCCAAGGACTGGCTCGACAATCACGTGCTCGGCGAAGAAGTCTTCGGCCCGCTCGGCCTTGTTGTCATCGCGGAAAGCGAAGACGAAATGGTCGCCATGGCCCGCAGCCTTTCCGGCCAGTTGACGGCATCTCTGCATGTAGACGCCGGTGATGAAGCGCTTGGCAAGCGTTTGATGCCAATCCTGGAGCGCAAGGCTGGCCGCGTGCTCGCCAACGGTTTCCCGACGGGTGTCGAAGTGGCCGATTCCATGGTTCATGGTGGCCCCTATCCGGCGTCCACGAACTTCGGTGCGACTTCTGTCGGTACGCTCTCGATCCGCCGCTTCCTGCGGCCGGTCTGCTACCAGGACATCCCGGCGGCCCTGCTGCCGATCGATCTGGCTTAA
- a CDS encoding Gfo/Idh/MocA family protein, translating to MAARIPLALVGIGKIARDQHIPSIAGGDDFVVAVGVSRHGKVDGAENFTDFDEFLATRPDIKVVSLCTPPEVRFDMAKAAIAAGRHVLMEKPPATTLGEAEALSALAAKCGVTLFATWHSRFALGVEPAKQWLADKLIQSISIVWKEDVRRWHPGQAWIWEPGGFGVFDPGINALSILTEIVPGHIMVEKSTLEFPENKKQPIAASIAMRTVEGAPISAEFDWRQEGPQTWDITVQTNAGELRLSKGGSELYIGGKEQASGPDREYAGIYERFAHLIRSRQSDTDYQPLRIVADSFLCGERKVVAHFED from the coding sequence ATGGCAGCACGTATCCCGCTGGCGCTGGTCGGTATCGGCAAGATTGCCCGCGACCAGCATATTCCATCGATCGCAGGCGGTGACGACTTCGTCGTTGCCGTCGGCGTCAGCCGGCATGGCAAGGTTGACGGTGCGGAGAACTTCACCGATTTTGATGAGTTCCTGGCTACACGGCCGGACATCAAGGTCGTGTCGCTCTGCACGCCGCCTGAAGTCCGCTTCGACATGGCAAAGGCGGCAATTGCTGCCGGTCGCCATGTGCTGATGGAAAAGCCGCCGGCAACGACGCTTGGCGAAGCCGAGGCCCTTTCGGCGCTTGCGGCCAAGTGCGGCGTCACCTTGTTTGCCACCTGGCATTCGCGCTTTGCCCTCGGTGTCGAACCTGCCAAGCAGTGGCTCGCAGATAAGCTCATCCAGTCGATCTCGATCGTCTGGAAGGAAGACGTGCGTCGCTGGCATCCCGGCCAGGCCTGGATCTGGGAGCCGGGCGGCTTTGGCGTCTTCGATCCGGGTATCAATGCACTCTCCATCCTGACGGAGATCGTGCCGGGGCACATCATGGTGGAAAAATCCACTCTGGAGTTCCCGGAAAACAAGAAGCAGCCGATCGCCGCTTCCATCGCCATGCGGACCGTCGAAGGCGCGCCCATCTCGGCCGAATTCGACTGGCGACAGGAAGGCCCGCAGACGTGGGACATCACAGTCCAGACGAATGCCGGCGAGTTGCGCCTTTCAAAGGGCGGCTCGGAACTCTATATCGGGGGTAAGGAACAGGCGTCCGGCCCGGACCGCGAATATGCGGGAATCTACGAACGCTTTGCCCACCTCATCCGCTCCCGCCAGAGCGACACCGACTATCAGCCGCTGCGAATCGTGGCGGATTCATTCCTCTGCGGGGAACGAAAAGTCGTCGCTCACTTCGAAGACTGA
- the araD gene encoding L-arabinonate dehydratase, with protein MSKFKPAAWPRQLRSQHWYGGTSRDTIYHRGWMKNQGHPHDLFDGRPVIGILNTWSDLTPCNGHLRELAEKVKAGVWEAGGFPVEVPVFSASENTFRPTAMMYRNLAALAVEEAMRGQPIDGAVLLVGCDKTTPSLVMGAASTDIPSIVVTGGPMLNGYFRGERVGSGTHLWKFSEAVKAGEMTQEEFVEAEASMSRSSGTCNTMGTASTMASMVEALGMALSGNAAIPAVDSRRKVMAQLSGRRIVQMVKDDLKPSDIMTKEAFENAIRVNGAIGGSTNAVVHILAMAGRVGVDITLDDWDRLGRDIPTIVNLMPSGKYLMEEFFYAGGLPVVIKMLGEAGKLHKDALTVSGESIWDEVKDVRNWNEDVILPVDKALTQQGGIVVLRGNLAPKGCVLKPSAASPHLMKHRGRAVVFEDIDDYKAKINDEALDIDETCVMVLKYCGPRGYPGMAEVGNMGLPPKVLRKGITDMVRISDARMSGTAYGTVLLHTSPEAARGGPLAIVKNGDFIEVDVESRRVHLDISDEEMQRRLAEWRPPVEPPASGYAKLFHDHVEGADTGADFDFLKGCRGSPVGKDAH; from the coding sequence ATGAGCAAGTTCAAACCGGCGGCCTGGCCGCGCCAACTGAGATCGCAGCACTGGTACGGGGGCACGTCCCGCGACACGATCTATCATCGTGGCTGGATGAAGAACCAGGGCCACCCGCACGACCTGTTCGACGGCCGTCCCGTCATCGGTATTCTCAACACCTGGTCTGACCTCACCCCCTGCAACGGCCATCTGCGCGAACTGGCGGAAAAGGTGAAGGCCGGCGTTTGGGAAGCCGGTGGGTTTCCGGTCGAAGTTCCGGTCTTCTCGGCATCGGAAAACACCTTCCGCCCGACAGCAATGATGTATCGCAACCTTGCGGCGCTTGCCGTCGAGGAAGCCATGCGCGGCCAGCCGATCGATGGTGCCGTGCTGCTGGTCGGCTGCGACAAGACAACCCCTTCGCTTGTCATGGGCGCCGCTTCGACCGACATTCCTTCGATCGTCGTGACTGGCGGTCCGATGCTGAACGGCTATTTCCGCGGTGAGCGCGTCGGGTCCGGCACGCATCTGTGGAAGTTCTCCGAAGCCGTGAAGGCGGGTGAGATGACGCAGGAGGAATTCGTCGAGGCCGAAGCATCGATGTCGCGTTCCAGTGGTACCTGCAACACCATGGGTACTGCCTCGACGATGGCGTCGATGGTTGAAGCCCTCGGCATGGCGCTCTCCGGAAACGCCGCGATCCCGGCCGTCGACAGCCGCCGCAAGGTGATGGCGCAGCTTTCGGGCCGTCGCATCGTGCAGATGGTCAAGGACGACCTCAAGCCCTCGGACATCATGACGAAGGAAGCCTTCGAGAACGCGATCCGCGTCAATGGCGCCATCGGCGGCTCGACCAATGCCGTCGTGCATATTCTGGCGATGGCCGGCCGCGTCGGCGTCGATATCACGCTCGATGACTGGGATCGCCTCGGCCGCGACATCCCGACGATCGTCAACCTCATGCCGTCGGGCAAATACCTGATGGAAGAGTTCTTCTATGCGGGCGGTCTGCCTGTCGTCATCAAGATGCTCGGCGAAGCCGGCAAGCTGCACAAGGATGCACTGACGGTCTCCGGCGAAAGCATCTGGGACGAGGTCAAGGACGTTCGCAACTGGAACGAGGACGTCATCCTGCCGGTCGACAAGGCGCTCACCCAGCAGGGCGGTATCGTTGTCCTGCGCGGCAATCTGGCGCCAAAGGGCTGCGTGCTGAAGCCGTCGGCTGCCTCTCCGCATCTGATGAAGCATCGCGGCCGCGCCGTGGTCTTTGAAGACATCGACGACTACAAGGCGAAGATCAACGACGAGGCGCTCGATATCGACGAAACTTGCGTCATGGTCCTCAAATACTGTGGTCCGCGTGGCTATCCGGGCATGGCGGAAGTGGGCAATATGGGCCTTCCGCCGAAGGTACTGCGCAAGGGGATCACTGACATGGTCCGCATTTCCGACGCGCGCATGTCCGGCACCGCTTACGGCACCGTGCTCCTGCACACCTCGCCGGAAGCGGCGCGCGGTGGACCGCTCGCCATCGTCAAGAATGGTGACTTCATCGAAGTCGATGTCGAATCGCGCCGCGTGCATCTCGATATCTCAGACGAGGAAATGCAGCGTCGCCTCGCCGAATGGCGTCCGCCGGTCGAACCGCCGGCAAGCGGTTATGCCAAGCTCTTCCATGATCACGTCGAGGGTGCCGATACCGGTGCCGACTTCGACTTCCTAAAGGGCTGCCGCGGCTCGCCGGTCGGCAAGGACGCACACTGA
- the araD1 gene encoding AraD1 family protein, with protein sequence MFLSQLKAGGIICRQGEAARLVPGFNSTYELAKAAIAAGTTVAALIEKQGQGDTVDLVALAAEGKLDCPVRHPDPAHMYLTGTGLTHTGSASARDNMHADTAGMSDSMKMFRMGLEGGKPKPGETGVQPEWFYKGNGFNAVAPGDDLVSPSFALDGGEEPEMAGYYIIGDDGTAHRLGFSVANEFSDHVTEKINYLFLAHSKLRPASFGPELRVGALPDHVEGTSRILRGGKTVWEKPFLSGEANMSHTIANLEYHHFKYALFCQPGDLHVHMYGTATLSVADGFVTQEGDVFEIESPQFGLPLRNRLAKAAAETVKVKML encoded by the coding sequence ATGTTTCTCTCGCAATTGAAGGCTGGCGGCATCATTTGCCGCCAGGGTGAGGCTGCGCGCCTTGTCCCAGGATTTAACTCCACCTACGAACTGGCCAAGGCGGCGATTGCCGCCGGGACCACCGTTGCAGCCCTGATCGAAAAGCAGGGCCAAGGCGACACTGTCGACCTCGTGGCGCTCGCCGCCGAAGGCAAGCTCGACTGCCCGGTCCGCCATCCCGATCCGGCCCATATGTACCTGACCGGTACGGGTCTCACCCATACGGGCTCGGCATCCGCGCGAGACAACATGCATGCGGATACCGCCGGCATGAGCGACTCGATGAAGATGTTCCGCATGGGTCTGGAAGGCGGCAAGCCGAAGCCCGGCGAAACCGGTGTTCAGCCCGAGTGGTTCTACAAAGGCAACGGCTTCAACGCCGTCGCACCCGGTGACGACCTCGTCTCGCCGTCTTTCGCTCTCGATGGCGGTGAAGAACCGGAAATGGCGGGCTATTACATCATCGGTGACGATGGCACCGCGCATCGTCTCGGCTTCTCCGTTGCCAACGAATTCTCCGACCATGTGACCGAGAAGATCAACTATCTCTTCCTGGCCCATTCCAAACTGCGTCCGGCCTCCTTCGGTCCGGAGCTTCGTGTCGGCGCCCTTCCCGATCACGTCGAAGGCACCTCGCGCATCCTGCGTGGCGGCAAGACAGTGTGGGAAAAGCCCTTCCTTTCGGGCGAGGCGAACATGTCTCACACGATCGCGAACCTTGAATATCACCACTTCAAGTATGCGCTGTTCTGCCAGCCCGGCGACCTTCACGTTCACATGTACGGCACGGCAACACTGTCCGTGGCTGATGGATTCGTGACGCAGGAAGGCGACGTGTTCGAAATCGAGTCCCCGCAATTCGGTCTTCCGCTGCGCAATCGCCTCGCAAAGGCTGCTGCAGAGACCGTCAAGGTCAAGATGCTCTGA